A single window of Liolophura sinensis isolate JHLJ2023 chromosome 6, CUHK_Ljap_v2, whole genome shotgun sequence DNA harbors:
- the LOC135468943 gene encoding transmembrane protein 101-like, producing the protein MASAGMLIDRGTVFLLCRYPFINAVTLLMLLGERAKRESYPPVEPRLIYIHVGLYVICGFFMSLRWKRKEATVVYAGQLAFFAYNMYTNSSLKYKEWMRVRMATRHVGTIGMCLLFAHLNDPKRQGFLRKLGEGLVGIYLFCCAYLLNSTTEDKKAFLWHVPGGDWSRYAITIMYLTSSLCFMSGYFLRDIALCMVITTAFMTSFVESDISYWTVRLHMDYWNQVRLIADNILILTGFIMIFRKFGNRVMKSD; encoded by the exons ATGGCGTCTGCTGGAATGCTGATAGACCGGGGGACGGTGTTTCTCCTCTGTAGATATCCGTTTATTAATGCTGTCACTTTGCTCATGCTTCTGGGAGAGCGCGCAAAAAGGGAGAG CTATCCTCCTGTAGAGCCAAGATTAATCTATATTCATGTTGGCTTGTACGTTATTTGTGGATTCTTCATGTCATTGAGATGGAAAAGAAAGGAAGCCACAGTGGTTTATGCTGGCCAGCTGGCATTCTTCGCCTACAATATGTACACTAACAGTAGCTTGAAATACAAGGAATGGATgagg GTAAGAATGGCAACAAGACATGTTGGAACAATTGGAATGTGTCTGCTGTTTGCTCACCTGAATGACCCCAAGCGTCAGGGGTTCTTACGAAAATTGGGCGAGGGTTTGGTGGGGATCTACCTGTTCTGCTGTGCGTACCTTCTGAACAGCACGACTGAGGACAAGAAAGCATTCCTGTGGCATGTGCCAGGTGGGGACTGGAGTCGTTATGCCATCACCATCATGTACCTGACCAGTTCACTGTGCTTTATGTCAGGCTATTTTCTCAGAGACATTGCCTTGTGTATGGTGATCACCACCGCCTTCATGACCTCCTTTGTGGAAAGTGACATTTCTTACTGGACAGTGCGTCTCCACATGGACTACTGGAACCAAGTCAGACTTATTGCTGATAACATCCTCATTTTGACTGGTTTTATTATGATCTTCAGGAAATTTGGTAACAGAGTTATGAAATCAGATTAA